One window of Vespa velutina chromosome 2, iVesVel2.1, whole genome shotgun sequence genomic DNA carries:
- the LOC124946673 gene encoding venom carboxylesterase-6-like — translation MCQKIYKGNKMISSKLSIILIFLGLTSMVHTERIAPKVKTPLGGIQGYYKISADGRSYEAYEGIPYAIPPVGKLRFKPPQKIPAWPGELLATKFGSPCLQYIQIITESEDRIQGSEDCLYLNVYVPTRENKNSQLPLLPVIFWIHGGAFQFGSGMYIGPKFLMDRDVIFVTINYRLGLLGFLSTEDDVLPGNMGLKDQNMALKWVFENIEWFGGDSNKITLTGLSAGGASVHYHYLSRLSSGLFQGGISISGTAFDCWTQTENSLEKAKKLGAIVGCPTNNTRDMVHCLRYRPGKTLVHATREFQPWLYNPFTPFGPVVEKHGDAPFIDQSPIDIIQSGNVQDIPWITSITSEEGLYPVAEFIADDRHLKELDENWNSIAPYFLDFNYTISKEKHVETATLIRNHYFGSKHINKTTIKSLIQMAGDRFFVFDSIKAARIQAKVNKQPVWYYYFTYRGAHSLSEIMSGSKENFGVSHADDAFLVLDTPYFNPVTTRDDIDMQQELIDLWVSFAINNIPQIGITEWTAVDPSQKELHFLHIAGPGKYYMSNDTNLKNQDFWNNINFNENMSKRKKHLKEDL, via the exons atgtgcCAAAAGATCTATAAAGGcaataaaatgatttcatcAAAGCTGtcgattattttgatatttttggGATTAACGAGTATGGTTCATACGGAAAGAATTGCACCCAAAGTTAAAACACCTTTAGGAGGCATTCAAgggtattataaaatatctgcAGATGGTAGATCCTATGAAGCTTATGAAGGAATTCCTTATGCTATACCTCCTGTTGGAAAGTTAAGATTTAAG CCTCCACAAAAGATCCCAGCATGGCCTGGTGAACTTTTAGCAACTAAATTTGGCTCTCCGTGTTTACAATATATTCAGATAATTACTGAATCTGAAGATAGAATTCAAGGCTCAGAAGATTgtctttatttaaatgtttatgtCCCTAcacgtgaaaataaaaattctcaatTACCACTATTACCAGTAATTTTCTGGATTCATGGTGGGGCCTTCCAATTTGGTAGCGGAATGTATATAGGTCCTAAATTTTTAATGGATCGAGATGTTATATTTGTCACAATAAATTATCGTTTAGGCCTGTTAG GTTTTCTAAGCACAGAAGATGATGTTTTACCAGGTAATATGGGACTCAAGGATCAAAATATGGCATTGAAATGGGTTTTTGAAAACATTGAATGGTTTGGAGGtgattctaataaaataacactAACTGGTCTAAGTGCGGGTGGTGCCAGTgtacattatcattatttatcccGTTTAAGCTCTGGTCTTTTTCAAg GAGGTATATCTATTAGTGGTACGGCATTTGATTGTTGGACACAAACTGAAAATTCCTTAGAAAAAGCCAAGAAATTAGGTGCTATAGTGGGTTGTCCTACCAATAATACTCGAGATATGGTGCATTGTTTAAGATATCGACCAGGTAAAACTCTGGTCCATGCAACCAGAGAATTCCaa CCATGGCTTTACAATCCTTTTACACCGTTTGGACCTGTTGTTGAGAAACATGGAGATGCTCCTTTTATTGATCAATCACCAATAGATATTATTCAAAGCGGTAATGTTCAAGATATTCCATGGATTACAAGTATTACCAGTGAAGAAGGACTTTATCCTGTAGCTG aATTTATTGCTGATGATAGACATCTTAAGGAACTTGATGAGAATTGGAATAGTATTGCACCTTATTTccttgattttaattataccatatcaaaagagaaacatGTTGAAACAGCTACACTTATTAGAAACCATTACTTTGGTTctaaacatattaataaaacgacTATTAAATCTTTAATACAAATGGCTGGAGATCGATTTTTCGTATTCGATAGCATAAAAGCTGCAAGGATCCAGGcaaaagtaaataaacaaCCTGTTTGGTACTATTATTTCACATACAGAGGTGCACATAGTTTAAGCGAAATTATGAGTGGAAGCAAAGAAAACTTTg gAGTTAGTCATGCTGATGATGCATTCCTTGTTTTGGACACTCCTTACTTTAATCCAGTGACGACAAGAGATGATATTGATATGCAACAAGAACTAATTGATCTTTGGGTTTCTTTTGCCATAAATAA TATTCCTCAAATTGGTATTACTGAATGGACTGCAGTGGATCCATCACAAAAAgaacttcattttcttcacATTGC